In a genomic window of Scomber japonicus isolate fScoJap1 chromosome 17, fScoJap1.pri, whole genome shotgun sequence:
- the LOC128377026 gene encoding cell cycle control protein 50A-like, giving the protein MMASSYNAKDEDGHITVTGPGGGSLRGKKPENTAFKQQRLPAWQPILTAGTVLPAFFIIGLIFIPIGIGLFVTSNNIKEFEIDYTGVDMSSPCFNCSQHFSWNSTKPCTCTIPFYLDQPYESNVFMYYGLSNFYQNHRRYVKSRDDSQLNGDLESLKRPSKECEPYAFHENKPIAPCGAIANSMFNDTLELFYNDPNGTKIQIPLTTTGIAWWTDKHVKFRNPGSNPNLTAVFQGTTKPVNWRRPVYELSGDANNTGFINEDFIVWMRTAALPTFRKLYRIINKNNNNMVPTLARGNYTLEVVYNYPVRSFEGRKRMILSTISWMGGKNPFLGIAYITVGSVCFFLGVVLLIIHHKYGNRNNSADISN; this is encoded by the exons atgaTGGCGTCTAGTTACAACGCCAAAGACGAGGACGGACACATCACAGTGACCGGGCCTGGAGGAGGCTCTCTGCGGGGGAAGAAACCCGAAAACACGGCCTTCAAACAGCAGAGACTACCAGCATGGCAGCCCATCCTCACTGCGGGCACCGTGCTGCCTGCCTTCTTCATCATCGGCCTCATCTTCATCCCCATTGGCATCGGCCTGTTTGTCACGTCCAACAACATCAAAGAGTTTGAG ATCGACTACACAGGAGTCGACATGTCCAGTCCGTGCTTCAACTGCTCCCAGCACTTCAGCTGGAACAGCACCAAGCCGTGTACCTGCACCATCCCCTTCTACCTGGACCAGCCATATGAG AGCAACGTCTTCATGTATTACGGCCTCTCCAACTTCTACCAAAACCACCGTCGCTACGTGAAGTCGAGAGACGACAGCCAGCTGAACGGAGACTTGGAGTCCCTCAAG AGACCCAGCAAGGAGTGTGAGCCATATGCTTTCCATGAAAACAAGCCAATCGCACCGTGTGGAGCCATCGCCAACAGCATGTTCAACG ACACGTTGGAGCTGTTTTACAACGACCCGAACGGCACAAAGATCCAGATTCCTCTGACGACTACGGGTATCGCCTGGTGGACGGACAAGCACGTGAAGTTCAGGAACCCAGGAAGTAACCCGAACCTCACCGCTGTTTTCCAAG GTACGACGAAGCCGGTGAACTGGCGCCGGCCTGTGTACGAGCTGAGCGGCGACGCCAACAATACCGGCTTCATCAACGAGGATTTCATCGTGTGGATGAGAACCGCCGCTCTGCCGACCTTCAGGAAGCTTTACCGCATCATCaataagaacaacaacaacatggtgCCAACGCTCGCCCGAGGAAACTACACTCTGGAAGTCGTCTACA ATTATCCCGTCCGCAGCTTCGAGGGCAGGAAGCGGATGATCCTGAGCACCATCTCCTGGATGGGAGGCAAGAACCCGTTCCTGGGCATCGCTTACATCACCGTCGGCTCCGTCTGCTTCTTCCTGGGCGTCGTCCTGCTCATCATTCACCACAAATACGGCAACCGCAACAACAGCGCCGACATCTCCAACTGA